A single genomic interval of uncultured Sphaerochaeta sp. harbors:
- a CDS encoding cupin domain-containing protein: MFVSHRDEIEKKHIADKVIKQVLIGPEQGWEDYVMRMFTLEKEGKAPHHSHPWQHVIYAVEGRGNLFMDGKDYPLERGSVAYVPDGIDHQISNAGEEQFVFICIVPKRGDA; the protein is encoded by the coding sequence ATGTTCGTATCACATCGCGATGAAATTGAAAAAAAGCATATAGCAGATAAAGTCATCAAGCAGGTCCTCATTGGCCCTGAACAAGGGTGGGAAGACTATGTAATGCGCATGTTCACCTTGGAGAAGGAAGGAAAGGCTCCTCACCACTCCCATCCCTGGCAACATGTCATTTATGCAGTGGAAGGGAGAGGGAATCTCTTCATGGATGGAAAGGACTATCCACTGGAACGTGGATCGGTTGCCTATGTGCCGGATGGAATCGACCATCAGATTTCCAATGCAGGAGAGGAGCAATTCGTGTTCATCTGTATCGTCCCCAAGCGAGGAGACGCCTGA
- a CDS encoding altronate dehydratase family protein, with protein MEQYKFVTIHPEDVVAVAIAPLGKGEVVRVQGNDITLVMDIPSGHKFAIKDIAEGEPIIKYGAPIGQAKQHICQGEHVHASNIKTLLSESAAYHYNKELALQFQEKAEKRKAFWADKTPTIQAYRRANGKIGIRNELWIVPTVGCVNKIAETLVSWANQRFPVNEKYDGIHVWNHPYGCSQLGDDHEATRTILADLVHHPNAGGVLVLALGCENNTPESFKELVGDVDPNRVKFLTSQEVGDEIEESKKLIAALHDAMQNDRREPVGMDNLIVGFKCGGSDGLSGITANPLVGRFCDALTAMGGTGILTEVPEMFGAEQLLMNRSQDEDVYKQTVRLIDDFKQYFVKHDQVVYENPSPGNKAGGISTLEDKSLGCIQKGGEAIITDVLAYGQQVTRRGLNLLSGPGNDIVSTTALTATGAHIILFTTGRGTPLGAPVPTVKISSNSALAAKKPNWIDFDAGRLLAEDNEEVLSDFLSLIQAVASGEQRTRNEVNGYAEISLFKDGVIL; from the coding sequence ATGGAACAGTACAAATTCGTTACCATCCACCCAGAGGATGTGGTGGCAGTTGCAATAGCCCCCCTTGGCAAGGGGGAGGTGGTCCGTGTACAGGGGAATGATATCACATTGGTGATGGATATTCCCTCCGGCCATAAGTTTGCCATCAAGGATATTGCAGAGGGAGAACCCATTATCAAGTACGGAGCTCCCATCGGACAGGCAAAACAACATATTTGTCAGGGCGAGCATGTCCATGCAAGCAATATCAAGACACTCCTCTCGGAATCAGCTGCCTACCACTACAACAAGGAACTTGCCTTGCAATTTCAGGAAAAAGCAGAGAAACGTAAAGCCTTCTGGGCGGACAAGACCCCGACAATCCAAGCCTATCGGCGAGCAAATGGAAAGATCGGCATCAGAAATGAGCTTTGGATTGTACCCACGGTCGGTTGTGTAAACAAGATAGCAGAAACACTGGTCTCTTGGGCAAACCAGAGGTTCCCTGTCAATGAAAAGTATGATGGAATCCATGTATGGAACCACCCATACGGGTGCAGCCAGCTTGGCGATGACCATGAGGCAACCAGGACCATTCTCGCTGACTTGGTTCACCATCCCAATGCTGGAGGGGTATTGGTACTTGCTCTCGGTTGCGAGAACAACACCCCCGAGTCCTTCAAGGAGCTGGTGGGGGATGTCGATCCAAACAGGGTGAAATTCCTTACCTCACAGGAAGTGGGTGATGAAATTGAGGAGAGCAAGAAACTCATAGCTGCACTCCATGATGCCATGCAGAACGACAGAAGGGAGCCAGTGGGCATGGACAACCTCATCGTTGGCTTCAAATGTGGTGGCTCTGATGGCCTCAGCGGCATTACAGCCAATCCTTTGGTTGGTCGATTCTGCGATGCATTGACTGCCATGGGAGGAACAGGAATTCTTACCGAGGTTCCCGAGATGTTCGGGGCTGAACAACTGTTGATGAATCGCAGCCAGGATGAAGACGTCTACAAGCAGACTGTACGCTTGATCGATGACTTCAAGCAGTACTTCGTCAAGCATGATCAGGTAGTGTATGAGAATCCATCCCCAGGGAACAAGGCTGGAGGAATCTCAACCTTGGAAGACAAGAGTCTTGGATGCATCCAAAAAGGTGGGGAGGCAATCATCACCGATGTCCTTGCCTATGGACAGCAGGTAACGAGAAGGGGACTGAACCTCCTCTCAGGCCCAGGTAATGACATTGTCTCCACTACAGCACTCACAGCCACAGGAGCCCATATCATTCTCTTTACCACAGGAAGAGGAACCCCACTGGGAGCCCCTGTTCCCACGGTAAAGATTTCCAGCAATAGCGCCTTGGCAGCAAAAAAACCCAATTGGATTGATTTTGACGCAGGAAGGCTCTTAGCTGAAGACAATGAAGAGGTACTCTCCGATTTCCTCTCCCTCATCCAGGCAGTTGCCAGTGGTGAACAGAGGACAAGGAACGAAGTGAATGGGTATGCAGAGATATCGCTGTTCAAGGATGGAGTCATCCTCTAG
- the uxaC gene encoding glucuronate isomerase, whose product MKQFMDEHFLLQTKTAQKLYHEYAKDQNIFDYHCHLNPKEIAENKKFSTITDAWLAGDHYKWRAMRSNGVPEELVTGKDADPYEKFLAWAGTMENALGNPLYHWTHLELQRYFGIHEVLNTKNAKAIYEEANRQFKENENLSVTGIMKQFKVYAVGTTDDPADDLAYHKQIASQKEVPAKVIPSFRPDKALNIEKETFCAYMESLETVSGKSITLVNDVVEILIDRLDFFVSMGCKASDHALVTAPAVFKSEREVNEIFAKKMNGKCLNHEEVEAYKTFVLTHLAKAYAKRDIAMQLHFAAIRDNNGLMYKKLGPDTGFDASHDKDLAEGLSAFLNNLSATGEVPKTILYTLNPKDYYTLATLMGCYQDGIPGKMQLGSAWWFADHKDGMEEQMKLLGNVGLLPRFIGMLTDSRSFLSYSRHEYFRRILCNILGTWAEEGEVPHDMEMLGKVVENISFGNAKAYFEG is encoded by the coding sequence ATGAAACAATTCATGGACGAACACTTTCTATTACAAACAAAAACAGCCCAGAAGCTGTATCATGAGTATGCAAAAGACCAAAATATCTTTGATTATCACTGCCATCTCAACCCGAAGGAAATAGCTGAGAACAAGAAGTTCTCGACTATCACTGATGCTTGGCTCGCAGGAGATCACTACAAGTGGCGCGCTATGCGCTCCAATGGGGTCCCAGAGGAACTGGTTACCGGGAAGGATGCAGACCCGTATGAGAAATTCCTGGCATGGGCAGGTACGATGGAAAACGCTTTGGGGAACCCTCTTTACCACTGGACCCATCTTGAGCTACAGCGGTATTTCGGCATCCATGAGGTGCTCAATACCAAGAATGCAAAGGCAATCTATGAAGAGGCAAACCGACAGTTCAAGGAAAACGAGAACCTCTCGGTTACAGGAATCATGAAGCAGTTCAAGGTCTACGCAGTGGGAACCACCGATGATCCTGCTGATGATTTGGCATACCATAAGCAAATTGCCTCACAAAAGGAAGTCCCCGCCAAAGTAATACCCTCCTTCCGTCCTGACAAGGCATTGAACATTGAGAAAGAGACATTCTGCGCCTATATGGAATCCTTGGAAACTGTTTCCGGGAAGTCCATCACCTTGGTCAATGATGTTGTTGAGATCTTGATCGATCGACTGGATTTCTTTGTAAGCATGGGTTGCAAGGCAAGCGACCATGCGCTGGTGACCGCTCCAGCTGTTTTCAAGAGTGAAAGGGAAGTCAATGAAATCTTCGCGAAGAAAATGAATGGCAAGTGCCTGAACCATGAAGAGGTGGAGGCCTACAAGACCTTTGTTCTGACCCATCTTGCAAAGGCATATGCAAAGCGTGACATTGCCATGCAGTTACATTTTGCAGCCATCAGGGACAACAATGGCTTGATGTACAAGAAACTCGGACCTGATACCGGTTTCGATGCCTCCCACGACAAGGATCTTGCTGAAGGACTGTCCGCTTTCCTGAACAATCTCTCTGCCACCGGTGAGGTACCCAAGACGATTCTCTATACACTCAACCCAAAGGATTACTATACCTTAGCTACCTTGATGGGCTGTTATCAGGATGGGATTCCAGGAAAAATGCAGCTTGGTTCTGCCTGGTGGTTCGCTGACCACAAGGATGGTATGGAAGAACAGATGAAGCTTTTGGGCAACGTTGGCCTGCTCCCCCGTTTCATCGGGATGCTTACCGACAGCCGATCCTTCCTTTCCTACTCCAGGCATGAGTATTTCAGGCGTATCCTGTGTAATATCCTGGGCACTTGGGCAGAAGAGGGAGAAGTTCCACACGACATGGAGATGCTGGGAAAGGTGGTTGAGAATATCTCCTTTGGTAATGCAAAAGCTTATTTCGAGGGTTGA
- a CDS encoding Gfo/Idh/MocA family oxidoreductase: MQYIRWGIIGCGNVTEVKSGPGFQKAEGASLVAVMRRNAEKAADYARRHGVETWYDDALKLIEDPQVDAIYIATHPDSHHYYTLLAAAKGKPVYCEKPLGVSYAQSKEMVEYCKQHSIPFFSAYYRRALPKYLMIKEMIDSGKLGEIRAVHVELLQSIKPEDTVDKGRWRVQPEKSGGGLLLDVGSHSLDLIDFYFGPIVEATGEGRNQSQTYGADDIVHGSFRTESGVCGTGLWCFNTCKDEDTTTIFGSKGILSYSVLDIGKPITLETENGREIIDVPEPPEHVAQPLIQTVTDELLGKGHCPSTGESGMRTDWVMERLQGK, encoded by the coding sequence ATGCAATACATTAGATGGGGTATTATCGGTTGCGGCAATGTAACTGAAGTGAAAAGCGGCCCTGGATTCCAGAAAGCAGAGGGAGCTTCACTTGTAGCTGTCATGAGGCGAAATGCAGAGAAGGCAGCAGATTATGCAAGGCGCCATGGAGTGGAGACCTGGTACGATGACGCACTCAAGCTCATTGAAGATCCACAGGTGGATGCAATCTACATTGCAACCCATCCAGACTCCCACCACTACTACACGCTCCTCGCTGCCGCAAAGGGAAAACCAGTCTACTGTGAAAAACCACTGGGGGTTTCCTATGCGCAAAGCAAGGAGATGGTGGAGTATTGCAAGCAACACTCCATTCCCTTTTTTAGTGCTTACTATCGTAGAGCACTCCCAAAATACCTTATGATCAAAGAGATGATCGATAGTGGAAAACTTGGAGAGATCAGGGCAGTCCATGTGGAGTTGCTGCAATCCATCAAACCAGAAGATACCGTGGACAAGGGGAGATGGAGAGTACAACCAGAGAAGAGCGGGGGCGGATTGTTGCTCGATGTTGGCTCACACTCCCTTGATCTAATTGACTTCTATTTTGGCCCCATTGTCGAGGCAACAGGGGAAGGTCGAAACCAGAGCCAAACGTATGGAGCTGATGATATTGTCCATGGTAGTTTCAGAACAGAGAGTGGTGTCTGTGGTACGGGACTTTGGTGTTTCAACACCTGCAAGGATGAGGATACCACCACTATCTTCGGTAGTAAGGGCATACTCTCCTACTCTGTACTGGATATCGGAAAACCGATAACGCTTGAGACAGAGAATGGGAGAGAGATCATTGACGTTCCCGAACCTCCAGAACATGTAGCACAGCCCCTTATCCAAACAGTTACCGATGAATTGTTGGGCAAAGGTCACTGCCCTAGTACAGGAGAGAGTGGTATGCGTACTGACTGGGTAATGGAACGGTTGCAAGGGAAATAG
- a CDS encoding sugar kinase yields MGNTFVTFGEIMLRLKSPGHERFFQSPALEATFGGGEANVAVSLSLLGKESRFVTALPANAIGEAAVREVRKYGVDTSGITMTKNGRVGIYFLETGANQRPSSVVYDRAESSIALSKPSDFDFKSVLADAQWFHITGITPAISQDAADSSLAAMKAAKEAGATVSIDLNYRKKLWNYGKKAPEVMRELVKFADVIIANEEDIQKCLGIEAKVDVTSGELDTDVYKDLTEEVKRQFPNVTVVAVTLRESKSADHNGWSAALSGKSGFYLSKHYEITDIIDRVGGGDSFSAGLIFALSEYGDDEQYVINFAVAASALKHSIGGDFNLSTKAEVEALCKGDGSGRVQR; encoded by the coding sequence ATGGGAAATACATTTGTAACATTTGGCGAGATCATGTTGAGACTCAAGTCCCCAGGGCATGAGCGGTTCTTCCAATCACCTGCTTTGGAAGCCACCTTTGGTGGAGGAGAGGCCAATGTTGCCGTCTCTCTCTCATTGCTTGGAAAGGAATCACGGTTTGTGACCGCACTTCCTGCCAATGCCATTGGAGAGGCTGCAGTACGTGAGGTTCGTAAGTATGGTGTTGATACATCAGGAATTACCATGACCAAGAATGGCCGTGTCGGTATCTACTTCCTGGAAACTGGAGCAAACCAGAGACCCAGTAGCGTCGTATATGATCGTGCAGAGAGTTCCATTGCGCTTAGTAAACCTTCTGATTTTGATTTCAAATCAGTACTTGCTGATGCACAATGGTTCCATATTACCGGCATCACACCAGCTATCAGCCAGGATGCAGCAGACAGTAGTCTTGCAGCAATGAAGGCCGCCAAGGAAGCTGGGGCTACCGTATCCATCGATTTGAACTATCGCAAGAAACTCTGGAACTATGGGAAGAAAGCACCTGAGGTAATGAGGGAATTGGTCAAATTTGCTGATGTAATCATTGCAAATGAGGAAGATATCCAGAAGTGTCTGGGTATTGAGGCCAAGGTTGATGTTACCAGTGGTGAGTTGGACACTGATGTCTACAAGGATCTTACCGAAGAGGTGAAGCGTCAGTTCCCCAATGTCACGGTGGTTGCTGTTACCCTCAGGGAGAGCAAGAGTGCCGACCACAATGGGTGGAGTGCAGCACTCAGCGGCAAGAGTGGTTTCTACCTCTCCAAGCACTATGAGATCACGGATATCATTGACCGTGTCGGTGGTGGAGACTCCTTCTCTGCTGGTCTGATCTTCGCACTCAGTGAGTATGGGGATGATGAACAGTATGTCATCAACTTTGCAGTGGCAGCGTCAGCCTTGAAACACTCCATAGGCGGAGACTTCAATCTAAGCACCAAAGCAGAGGTTGAGGCACTGTGCAAGGGAGATGGAAGCGGTCGCGTTCAGCGATAA
- a CDS encoding DUF2202 domain-containing protein: MRKTTILSVIFVVAMSATLSAQPISEQQAELSQTEEMVETTGSEGLLYMAEEEKLARDVYLALYDMWGSRVFLNIANAEQQHMDAVSAIMNDKEIANPASTLVIGVFHNTEIAELYESLVAQGSTSIEEAFLVGAIIEDLDIYDLQRFIEASEDEVEIWVYNNLLRGSESHMRAFVRQLDRYGLEYTARYISDAELSRILSRR; encoded by the coding sequence ATGCGTAAAACAACGATACTTTCCGTAATCTTCGTGGTAGCAATGAGTGCTACCCTCTCTGCACAACCCATAAGCGAACAGCAGGCTGAACTTTCCCAGACTGAGGAAATGGTAGAAACTACCGGGTCTGAAGGATTGCTCTATATGGCAGAAGAAGAGAAGCTTGCCAGGGATGTCTACCTTGCTCTCTATGATATGTGGGGAAGTCGTGTATTTCTCAACATTGCAAATGCAGAACAACAGCACATGGATGCAGTTTCTGCGATCATGAATGATAAGGAGATAGCCAATCCTGCCAGTACCTTAGTGATCGGGGTCTTTCACAACACCGAAATTGCCGAACTCTATGAGAGTCTGGTCGCGCAAGGGAGCACATCCATCGAAGAAGCTTTCCTGGTTGGAGCCATCATAGAGGATCTTGATATCTATGACTTGCAACGATTCATTGAGGCAAGTGAGGATGAAGTGGAAATCTGGGTATACAACAATCTACTCAGAGGTTCAGAGAGCCACATGCGTGCATTTGTAAGGCAGCTGGATAGATATGGTCTGGAATATACAGCCCGCTATATCAGCGACGCTGAACTTTCCAGAATCCTTTCACGACGCTGA
- the eda gene encoding bifunctional 4-hydroxy-2-oxoglutarate aldolase/2-dehydro-3-deoxy-phosphogluconate aldolase, translating to MHEALFEQIHTIGLVPVVKIDDASKAEGLAGALIAGGLPCAEVTFRTQAAEEAIKRITKAYPEMLVGAGTVTNLDYAKKAVAAGAKFLVSPGFNPTVVDWALENNIPIVPGVCTPSDIEAGISRGLTTLKFFPAEVSGGVDMLKNFAGPFPDLLFMPTGGISTKNLASYARQPNVLAVGGSWMVKADLIEAEDWQAIEDLSREAVRTLQGLEFAHMGINNQDAAEAEKTIKGLEALGMVKKSGSSSTFLDTTIEVLPKQYLGKMGHIGFRCFSIERTLSYLSQFGFSVNEETIARDAKGKIKVCYLEQELSGFAIHLIKA from the coding sequence ATGCATGAAGCACTGTTTGAACAAATCCATACGATCGGCCTGGTACCGGTGGTGAAGATCGATGATGCCAGCAAGGCCGAGGGCCTTGCAGGAGCCCTGATCGCAGGCGGCCTGCCCTGTGCAGAGGTCACCTTCCGCACCCAAGCGGCAGAGGAGGCGATCAAGCGCATCACAAAGGCCTACCCCGAGATGCTCGTGGGAGCAGGCACGGTGACCAACCTCGACTATGCAAAGAAGGCAGTGGCCGCCGGGGCCAAGTTCCTCGTCTCCCCGGGCTTCAACCCCACCGTCGTGGACTGGGCGCTGGAAAACAATATCCCCATCGTCCCGGGTGTCTGCACCCCCAGCGACATCGAGGCGGGCATCAGCCGTGGGCTCACCACCCTCAAGTTCTTCCCCGCCGAGGTGAGCGGGGGCGTGGACATGCTCAAGAACTTTGCAGGGCCCTTCCCCGACCTCCTCTTCATGCCCACCGGCGGCATCAGCACCAAGAACCTTGCCAGCTATGCCCGGCAGCCCAATGTCCTGGCAGTAGGCGGATCTTGGATGGTCAAGGCCGACCTCATCGAGGCGGAGGACTGGCAGGCGATAGAGGACCTGAGCAGGGAGGCGGTGCGTACCCTCCAGGGACTGGAGTTCGCACACATGGGCATCAACAACCAGGATGCAGCAGAGGCCGAGAAGACCATCAAGGGACTGGAGGCACTGGGCATGGTGAAAAAGAGTGGCAGCAGTTCCACCTTCCTGGACACCACCATCGAGGTGTTGCCCAAGCAGTACCTGGGGAAGATGGGCCACATCGGATTCAGGTGCTTCTCCATCGAGCGCACCCTCTCCTACCTCTCCCAGTTCGGCTTCTCCGTGAACGAGGAGACCATCGCACGCGATGCAAAGGGCAAGATCAAGGTATGTTACCTTGAGCAGGAGCTCAGCGGATTCGCCATCCACCTGATCAAGGCTTAA
- a CDS encoding tagaturonate reductase has product MQSITETHKTVARKEKILQFGEGNFLRAFVDWMIDILNEKTDFNGNVVIVQPLERGLSDMINDQKGLYTTILRGVQGGKNVEEFRTINSVSRCLNPYKKDDYEAYLKLAESEDLRFIVSNTTEAGIAYSEGNSLEDTPQAAFPAKVCAFLYKRYKAFNGAQDKGIIVIPVELIDKNGDNLKRIVLQYAKEWNLEAGFTTWLDEACDFCNSLVDRIVPGYPRAEAEQLCEKIGYQDNLLDAAEIFHLWVIECHKEFHEDELPFNKAGLNVIWTDDMSFYRTRKVRILNGAHTMSVLAAYQAGHNTVQDCIADKNLLYPFMHGGIFEEIIPSMDGSKEELEAYANDVLERFENPYNPHQLLSISLNSVSKFKTRNLPSLLGYIAKQGSLPKRLVFALSALISFYEGTDYEGSALKGKRDNETYLIQDNQDILETFAALYKERDEGVARAKRISTAVLSNSAWWSQDLTQIEGLQHAVEKNLEAIWSVGMQKAMQAL; this is encoded by the coding sequence ATGCAATCAATTACTGAAACCCATAAGACAGTTGCTCGAAAAGAGAAAATCCTTCAGTTCGGTGAAGGGAATTTTCTCCGTGCTTTTGTTGACTGGATGATCGATATCCTCAATGAGAAGACTGACTTTAACGGCAATGTGGTCATCGTCCAACCACTTGAGAGAGGGTTGAGCGATATGATCAATGACCAGAAAGGTCTCTACACCACTATCCTTAGGGGTGTTCAGGGAGGAAAGAACGTTGAGGAGTTCCGTACCATTAACAGTGTCAGCCGCTGTCTGAATCCATATAAGAAAGATGACTATGAAGCATACCTGAAGCTTGCAGAAAGCGAGGACCTTCGGTTCATTGTCTCCAACACCACCGAGGCAGGCATTGCCTACAGCGAAGGAAACAGCCTCGAGGATACTCCCCAAGCTGCCTTCCCCGCAAAAGTCTGTGCGTTTCTCTACAAGCGTTACAAAGCTTTTAATGGTGCACAAGACAAGGGGATTATTGTCATCCCGGTTGAGCTTATCGACAAGAACGGTGACAACCTGAAGCGAATCGTGTTGCAATATGCAAAGGAGTGGAATCTGGAAGCAGGTTTTACTACCTGGCTTGATGAAGCATGTGATTTCTGCAACTCACTTGTTGACCGAATTGTTCCTGGATATCCTCGCGCTGAAGCAGAACAGCTGTGTGAAAAAATTGGGTATCAGGACAATCTCCTTGATGCCGCAGAGATTTTCCATCTCTGGGTTATTGAATGCCACAAGGAGTTCCATGAAGACGAGCTTCCCTTCAACAAGGCTGGTTTGAATGTCATTTGGACCGACGATATGAGCTTCTATAGAACCCGGAAGGTTCGGATTCTCAACGGAGCACATACCATGAGTGTACTTGCCGCATATCAGGCAGGACACAACACTGTCCAGGATTGTATCGCAGATAAAAACCTGTTGTACCCATTCATGCATGGAGGCATTTTTGAGGAGATCATCCCTTCCATGGATGGCTCGAAAGAGGAGTTGGAAGCGTACGCAAACGATGTGCTGGAACGGTTTGAAAACCCGTACAACCCACATCAGTTGCTTTCCATTTCTCTCAACTCTGTCTCAAAGTTCAAGACCCGCAACCTTCCCAGCCTGCTTGGATACATTGCAAAGCAAGGCTCTCTCCCTAAAAGACTGGTCTTCGCTCTTTCAGCCCTGATCAGCTTTTATGAGGGAACCGATTATGAAGGTAGTGCTCTGAAGGGAAAAAGAGATAACGAGACCTATCTCATCCAAGACAACCAGGACATTCTGGAGACCTTTGCAGCCCTCTACAAAGAGCGTGATGAAGGAGTGGCAAGAGCGAAACGTATCAGCACTGCTGTGCTTTCCAATTCCGCTTGGTGGTCCCAGGATCTTACCCAGATCGAAGGCTTACAGCATGCAGTTGAGAAGAACCTAGAGGCCATCTGGTCTGTCGGTATGCAGAAAGCCATGCAGGCACTGTAG
- a CDS encoding IclR family transcriptional regulator — MQKLISRVDTMGKKTNPAGEKQQTSGVIRTIVILETLSKHQSINLEQLSKETGLPKATLLRFLSTLVNLGYVYRDNTDLYSLTLKMFSVGSRGLEHIDLIHVANPVAQELCDELGETVHMGVLEEDKAVYVLKKESSFTIRMYSRVGKAIPLYCTAIGKVLLSDMPQDTLDEYLSSVKMKPFTPNTITDVGLLKQELQQIRDRGWASDNEEHEMGTLCIGSPIKDYTGKVVAAMSVSWPLFRFNPEEQEHITKSILAACTNLSHLLGWEEAK, encoded by the coding sequence ATGCAAAAGCTTATTTCGAGGGTTGATACCATGGGAAAGAAGACCAATCCAGCAGGAGAAAAACAACAAACCAGCGGAGTTATTAGAACCATTGTCATCCTGGAGACATTGTCCAAGCATCAGAGCATCAATCTGGAACAACTCTCCAAGGAGACGGGTTTGCCAAAAGCAACCCTGCTTAGGTTTCTTTCCACCTTGGTCAACCTTGGTTATGTCTATCGGGATAACACAGACCTCTACAGCCTAACACTGAAGATGTTCTCTGTGGGATCCCGTGGACTTGAGCATATTGATCTGATTCATGTAGCCAATCCTGTCGCACAAGAGCTCTGTGATGAACTGGGTGAGACGGTGCATATGGGAGTACTGGAGGAGGACAAAGCTGTCTATGTCCTGAAGAAGGAGTCCTCCTTCACCATCAGAATGTACTCAAGGGTGGGAAAAGCAATTCCCCTGTACTGTACAGCTATTGGGAAGGTTCTGCTCAGCGATATGCCTCAAGACACCCTTGATGAATACCTCTCCTCTGTGAAGATGAAACCATTCACCCCAAACACCATTACCGATGTTGGGTTATTGAAACAGGAATTGCAACAAATCCGCGATCGAGGCTGGGCAAGCGATAATGAAGAACATGAAATGGGCACGCTCTGCATTGGCTCCCCAATCAAGGACTACACAGGAAAGGTCGTTGCCGCGATGAGTGTCTCCTGGCCTCTTTTTCGCTTCAATCCGGAAGAACAAGAACACATCACCAAGTCAATACTGGCTGCATGTACAAACCTCTCTCACCTTCTAGGCTGGGAAGAGGCCAAGTAA
- a CDS encoding GNAT family N-acetyltransferase, producing MNILQCNTLTSEQKQHIEELYAHCCLQEPLTQELFLVSDMNVEPEKPCFFLGYEAAQLVSVLTAFFPTKEEIEFNGFTHPDKRKQGHMTALIAAALPHFAQARYNQALFIREKGSQSGKEYLNKRYPTIARTEYVLELKSSAWKTRQTTGVLTEVTPQTQEIAGKILSEIFEQDEQTSKQHLTFLLSRPDGQVYLYYVEGVPVGTVNVHHLDKEVAMIHAVGIHKPFRRMGHGERMMVALLNMLTQSTAKVRLEVDSDNPPALALYEKLGFCTLNRVDYHAMIF from the coding sequence ATGAATATTCTGCAATGCAACACGCTTACGAGCGAACAAAAACAACACATTGAAGAGCTGTATGCACACTGCTGCCTACAGGAACCACTTACACAAGAGTTGTTTCTTGTGAGTGACATGAACGTAGAGCCAGAAAAACCGTGCTTCTTCCTTGGGTATGAGGCAGCACAGCTGGTCAGTGTCCTGACAGCATTCTTTCCTACCAAAGAAGAAATTGAATTCAATGGTTTCACCCATCCAGATAAAAGAAAACAGGGCCATATGACGGCTCTCATTGCTGCCGCTCTCCCCCACTTTGCACAGGCAAGGTATAATCAAGCACTTTTTATCAGAGAGAAGGGATCGCAAAGTGGCAAGGAGTATCTCAACAAACGCTATCCGACCATCGCACGAACAGAATATGTACTGGAGCTGAAAAGCAGCGCGTGGAAAACCAGGCAAACCACCGGTGTGCTTACTGAAGTTACCCCGCAAACACAAGAGATTGCAGGGAAAATCCTGAGTGAAATTTTCGAACAGGATGAGCAGACCAGCAAACAACACCTAACCTTCCTTCTCTCCCGCCCCGATGGACAGGTATACCTCTACTATGTTGAAGGAGTGCCTGTAGGTACAGTGAATGTGCACCACCTAGATAAGGAGGTGGCAATGATCCATGCAGTAGGAATCCATAAGCCATTCAGAAGAATGGGTCATGGTGAGCGAATGATGGTAGCTCTCCTCAATATGCTTACGCAAAGTACAGCCAAGGTGAGACTTGAGGTTGATAGCGACAACCCCCCGGCATTGGCCTTGTATGAGAAACTCGGGTTTTGTACGCTTAACCGAGTTGATTACCATGCAATGATTTTTTGA